Proteins from a genomic interval of Clostridium sp. 'deep sea':
- a CDS encoding phage tail tape measure protein: MQIFKLFGSIFVDNDKANKSLSKTDKKAEGVAGKFLKVVKSAGKVGLAVAGMATVAGATIYKLASKSAETTDRIDKLSQRLGLSRKGFQEWEYALSQSGVNIDSLQSGMKTLSQRMGDAIEGTGAGAEIFNKLGVSVRDANGEIKSQEQVFNEAISSFQKMSDGIEKADLAQQLFARSGQELLPLLNSSSEATELLKQQANEMGMVLSDDAVDAGVKLTDTLDTMKRSIGAVFTKIGVALMPMIQSFSEWVITNMPQIQAVFSTAFTIIGGFVSGFIEGIRLIINWLKDWVAENQETINYIVEKFNSLFNTVREYITAFIDFAKEFWTKYGEDIKTVLSSAFEVVKSIFSTAFDVITDIFNIFRDLFNGDWEGFWEGVKKLFSDIWNGLKDIAGKALDLVIDVIKGFVPMMLDAGKALLKGLWEGIKSVWSGIYNWITDKLNWLKDKLMFWKSSKSKMSSSSVPSTSYTPSNIPGLATGGNIVSSGRVLVGEKGPEILDLKAGARVTPLNKMGGVTVNINNPKLFNDRDADKLGDLFVNRLRTLGVVTA, encoded by the coding sequence GTGCAAATCTTTAAGCTGTTCGGTTCTATATTTGTTGATAACGATAAAGCAAATAAAAGCTTATCAAAAACAGATAAAAAGGCTGAGGGGGTAGCTGGTAAATTTCTTAAAGTCGTAAAGTCAGCTGGTAAGGTAGGATTAGCTGTAGCAGGAATGGCCACAGTAGCAGGTGCTACAATATATAAACTTGCCTCTAAATCGGCTGAAACGACTGATCGAATAGATAAATTAAGTCAAAGACTAGGCTTGTCTAGAAAAGGATTTCAAGAGTGGGAGTATGCCTTGTCCCAATCTGGTGTAAACATAGATTCTTTGCAGTCCGGTATGAAAACTCTTAGCCAGCGTATGGGTGATGCAATAGAGGGAACCGGAGCAGGTGCTGAAATATTTAATAAGCTCGGTGTTTCTGTTAGGGATGCTAACGGAGAAATAAAGTCACAAGAGCAAGTATTTAATGAAGCGATTAGTTCATTTCAAAAAATGTCTGATGGCATAGAAAAGGCAGATCTAGCACAACAACTTTTTGCAAGAAGTGGCCAAGAATTGTTACCGCTTCTTAATAGTAGTTCTGAGGCTACAGAATTGCTAAAACAGCAAGCTAATGAAATGGGTATGGTCTTAAGTGATGATGCCGTAGACGCTGGAGTAAAGCTTACTGATACATTAGACACAATGAAGAGATCCATAGGCGCTGTATTCACTAAGATAGGCGTGGCATTAATGCCAATGATTCAATCTTTTAGTGAATGGGTAATAACTAATATGCCTCAAATACAAGCGGTATTTAGCACCGCATTTACTATAATTGGGGGATTTGTATCTGGGTTTATTGAAGGTATTAGATTAATTATAAACTGGCTAAAAGATTGGGTTGCTGAGAATCAAGAGACTATTAATTACATAGTAGAAAAGTTTAATTCACTTTTCAATACTGTAAGAGAGTACATTACTGCATTCATTGACTTCGCTAAAGAATTCTGGACTAAGTATGGTGAAGATATTAAGACTGTATTAAGTTCAGCTTTTGAAGTTGTTAAAAGCATATTCTCAACAGCCTTTGATGTAATAACAGATATCTTTAACATTTTTAGAGACCTTTTTAACGGAGATTGGGAAGGTTTTTGGGAAGGTGTTAAGAAACTCTTTTCAGATATCTGGAACGGGTTAAAGGATATTGCGGGCAAGGCATTAGACTTAGTTATAGATGTAATTAAGGGATTCGTTCCTATGATGCTCGATGCTGGAAAAGCACTCTTGAAGGGATTATGGGAAGGTATAAAGTCTGTATGGTCTGGTATCTATAACTGGATTACAGATAAGCTCAATTGGCTCAAAGATAAACTAATGTTCTGGAAATCAAGTAAAAGCAAAATGAGTTCAAGTTCGGTACCAAGTACAAGTTATACACCAAGTAATATACCAGGTCTTGCGACTGGTGGAAACATAGTAAGTTCTGGTCGTGTGCTTGTGGGCGAGAAAGGTCCTGAAATACTAGACCTTAAAGCTGGAGCTAGGGTTACCCCTTTGAATAAAATGGGGGGCGTAACAGTGAATATAAACAACCCTAAACTATTCAATGATCGTGATGCTGATAAGTTAGGTGATTTATTTGTTAATAGGCTTAGAACACTGGGAGTAGTGACTGCATGA
- a CDS encoding S-layer homology domain-containing protein, whose product MKRIKAIVILIVMLTTGFFNTNITYAEKQFSDISGHWAKQSIIDLNKYGMISGYSDGTFKPDATVSRAELIAWLTRIMKHKMGEEKYQVSSTKHDTTLYKLSVPMSLQSYYEDYAKLSLPNGYWAKQAIEEGKWLGILPYMGIGQKKLYLNKEDYYQPITRGEVAYCVTRAARYFKDEFPEANRLFFSYIYDKVKDIHNSWEYPLQCQIAYIQGFFGGYGDNTFKPEKPITRAETTTVLMKLLEPNRANPFRLEDKSIQLEHLYYMPTWENGSTIATMKPDKPMTLYAPYYRLEDKVVYEVFELAKIMEKASAEMHNYAEGGYRRFSYNNKNGMLSISFSESYEDYKFALDNNEYLKDTVFGDFSMDMGYLRNSPIRDNRDNMNGCIYEFKLNPHWQMLKKYHWDTIKELCEFLFAKEADVLLNKIIEHSKKSSSEFTTDYFYLNNRKVIFKVGSDGILVINIEIKQV is encoded by the coding sequence ATGAAAAGAATTAAAGCAATAGTTATACTAATTGTTATGTTAACAACTGGGTTTTTTAACACTAATATTACATATGCAGAAAAGCAGTTTTCAGATATAAGCGGCCATTGGGCAAAACAATCTATTATAGATTTAAACAAATACGGCATGATCAGTGGCTATTCCGATGGTACATTTAAACCAGATGCCACAGTAAGTAGGGCAGAACTAATTGCTTGGCTAACTAGAATAATGAAACATAAAATGGGTGAAGAAAAATACCAAGTTTCTTCAACAAAACATGATACAACATTATATAAATTAAGCGTTCCTATGAGTCTGCAGAGTTACTATGAGGACTATGCAAAGTTAAGTTTGCCAAACGGTTATTGGGCGAAACAAGCCATAGAAGAGGGTAAGTGGCTAGGTATATTACCATACATGGGTATAGGGCAAAAGAAGCTGTATTTAAACAAAGAGGACTATTACCAGCCTATAACCAGGGGTGAAGTAGCCTACTGTGTTACGAGAGCTGCCAGATACTTTAAGGACGAGTTCCCCGAGGCAAATAGACTCTTTTTTAGCTATATCTACGATAAAGTAAAAGATATTCACAATAGTTGGGAGTACCCTCTACAGTGTCAAATTGCCTATATACAGGGGTTTTTTGGGGGTTATGGAGATAATACCTTTAAGCCAGAAAAGCCAATTACGAGAGCTGAAACCACAACCGTTTTGATGAAGCTATTAGAGCCAAATAGAGCCAATCCCTTTAGGCTTGAAGATAAATCAATTCAGTTAGAACATTTATACTATATGCCGACCTGGGAGAATGGTAGCACTATAGCCACTATGAAGCCAGATAAACCAATGACGCTATATGCCCCTTACTACAGGCTAGAAGATAAGGTGGTTTATGAGGTCTTTGAGTTAGCTAAAATAATGGAGAAGGCTTCCGCTGAAATGCATAACTATGCTGAAGGTGGATATAGAAGGTTTTCGTATAATAATAAAAATGGAATGTTATCAATTAGTTTTTCTGAAAGTTATGAAGATTACAAATTTGCATTGGATAACAATGAATATCTAAAAGACACAGTATTTGGTGATTTTAGTATGGACATGGGGTATTTAAGAAATAGTCCAATAAGAGATAACAGAGATAACATGAATGGCTGTATTTATGAGTTTAAGTTAAACCCCCATTGGCAGATGTTAAAAAAGTATCACTGGGATACTATTAAAGAACTCTGCGAGTTCCTATTTGCAAAAGAAGCAGATGTATTATTGAATAAGATTATTGAACATAGCAAAAAATCCTCATCTGAGTTTACAACAGACTATTTTTACCTTAATAACAGAAAGGTGATATTTAAAGTAGGTTCTGATGGTATTTTAGTTATTAATATCGAAATTAAACAAGTATAA
- a CDS encoding DUF4320 family protein, which yields MHTLLKLKSDQRGGLYISDLFKIVIALSLIMSFIYLPKPFIQYIKLTHMCETIVHSIESNGAVNEHVESLIKDLKDAYNIEPIINIEGPFKDVNGERRIQLKNQFSVQVSDTVKLVIYRPTFTNSIVINLPISKKMIGVGHVYWKIF from the coding sequence ATGCATACTTTATTAAAGCTTAAATCAGATCAACGAGGTGGTTTGTATATCTCCGATTTATTTAAAATTGTAATTGCTTTAAGCCTTATAATGTCATTTATTTATTTGCCAAAACCATTTATTCAGTATATAAAGTTAACCCATATGTGTGAAACAATTGTGCACAGTATTGAAAGCAATGGTGCTGTTAATGAACATGTAGAGAGTTTAATTAAGGATCTTAAAGATGCCTATAATATTGAACCAATTATTAATATAGAGGGGCCATTTAAAGATGTAAATGGTGAGAGACGAATACAGCTTAAAAACCAATTTTCAGTGCAGGTAAGTGATACAGTTAAGCTAGTTATTTATCGGCCTACTTTTACCAATAGTATTGTAATTAATCTTCCTATAAGTAAAAAGATGATAGGAGTAGGACATGTCTATTGGAAAATCTTTTAA
- the thrB gene encoding homoserine kinase, translating into MKIRVPATTANLGAGFDCLGLALDLWLHVEAKYNTPDIKVITTGQGGEYLPQNERNYFIRTINAILRKWQMPPLKGINLFVNNEIPLSRGLGSSAAVTVAAVKIASQLANKRVSSREAINIAGEIEGHADNVAAAYYGGLILTGMVNKEGYQVIKLPLKQHVPLALVAIPNYRMRTADARAVLPRKVTLRDAVYNNSRTGLAVYAWTSGEYRLLKTAMQDRLHQFYRIGIMAGAKEMLAMANCCNNNYGAALSGSGSTLIAFGEKKGLTELRTIWQNIWAKHSISGTIKIIKISREGVSVEL; encoded by the coding sequence ATGAAAATACGGGTGCCAGCTACAACTGCAAACTTAGGAGCTGGATTTGATTGCCTAGGATTGGCACTTGACCTATGGCTACATGTTGAGGCAAAATATAATACCCCAGATATTAAGGTTATTACAACAGGGCAGGGTGGAGAATATTTACCTCAAAATGAACGCAATTATTTCATTAGAACCATTAACGCTATTTTGCGAAAATGGCAAATGCCACCTCTTAAAGGCATCAATCTTTTTGTAAATAATGAAATTCCTCTTTCACGTGGTTTGGGCAGCAGTGCAGCTGTAACAGTTGCAGCTGTAAAAATAGCTTCTCAGCTAGCTAATAAAAGAGTAAGTTCAAGAGAGGCCATTAACATTGCCGGTGAAATAGAGGGTCATGCAGATAATGTAGCTGCCGCTTATTATGGAGGACTGATTTTAACTGGAATGGTTAATAAAGAGGGTTATCAGGTTATTAAGCTACCCCTTAAACAACATGTGCCCTTAGCACTTGTTGCCATCCCCAACTATCGCATGCGTACGGCAGATGCTAGGGCAGTATTGCCTCGTAAAGTTACCCTACGAGACGCTGTATATAATAACAGTAGAACTGGCTTAGCGGTTTATGCATGGACATCTGGAGAATATCGCTTACTTAAAACGGCAATGCAGGACCGTTTACATCAGTTTTATCGTATTGGCATAATGGCGGGAGCTAAAGAAATGTTAGCTATGGCAAACTGCTGCAACAATAATTATGGAGCTGCACTAAGTGGCAGTGGTTCCACCTTAATTGCCTTTGGAGAAAAAAAGGGATTAACAGAGTTACGCACTATATGGCAAAATATTTGGGCAAAACATTCAATATCAGGAACCATAAAAATTATTAAAATATCAAGAGAAGGCGTATCTGTAGAATTATAA
- a CDS encoding phage holin family protein — MKTFLMQVFKNADSPAMWLVTIAGGAFTSLIGGYDSMVKILLIFIALDYISGMIASIIEHKLSSKVGFKGVAKKVLILMLVVIGHQVDILLGFTILRSAIISFYIANEIISILENVNRMGLETPKILNMIIELLQKNANPPLPENKDND; from the coding sequence ATGAAAACTTTTTTAATGCAAGTATTTAAGAACGCTGATAGCCCAGCTATGTGGCTAGTTACAATTGCTGGAGGAGCATTCACAAGCTTAATTGGTGGGTATGACTCAATGGTAAAGATACTACTAATATTCATAGCTTTAGATTATATTAGCGGTATGATAGCTTCTATAATAGAGCATAAGCTTAGCAGTAAGGTTGGCTTTAAAGGTGTAGCTAAAAAAGTATTAATATTGATGTTGGTAGTGATAGGGCACCAGGTTGATATACTTTTAGGATTTACAATTTTAAGGAGTGCAATTATTTCATTCTATATAGCTAATGAAATAATATCAATCTTAGAGAACGTTAACCGCATGGGCTTAGAGACACCGAAAATCTTAAATATGATAATTGAGCTTTTACAAAAGAATGCAAACCCACCATTACCGGAGAATAAAGACAATGATTAA
- a CDS encoding PIN domain-containing protein translates to MKYILLDTNLYLDLVSNRSVSINKKCKDILLKLLQHDNCKLVIPEVVIHEFVRNVDSILSIAKDNLGSTRELLKSCYWVEYSSYPINTYEQEIDGIKKYLKKLKVLLVNEFDDIENKMKQWFRVNIFKNANSITVRTNDLLTKKVMMRRMHKLPPFHKKQTEFGDGLILETILNIKELIPEFDKRDKLYFITRNYSDFCDSDNKEKLHNRIIDSISLAGLNDNIVYSPYFYKTVKDVFGIEIAEVEKLEEEMARREEEYLSDLAAYEDYVTDKLFDYPHNEYIINNMINKEKFGKMQKSHHS, encoded by the coding sequence TTGAAGTATATTCTGCTAGATACAAATTTATATTTAGATTTGGTCTCAAACAGATCTGTAAGTATCAACAAAAAGTGCAAAGATATTTTGCTTAAATTGTTACAACATGATAACTGTAAGTTAGTTATACCCGAAGTTGTAATACATGAATTTGTAAGAAATGTTGATTCAATACTAAGTATAGCTAAGGATAATTTAGGTAGCACTAGAGAACTATTAAAGAGTTGTTATTGGGTAGAATATTCTAGCTATCCTATTAATACATATGAGCAAGAAATAGACGGTATTAAAAAGTATCTGAAAAAGCTTAAAGTTTTATTAGTTAATGAATTTGATGATATAGAGAATAAAATGAAACAATGGTTTAGAGTTAATATTTTTAAGAATGCAAATTCTATTACGGTAAGAACCAATGATTTACTTACTAAAAAGGTAATGATGAGAAGAATGCATAAATTACCCCCATTCCACAAGAAGCAAACGGAATTCGGTGATGGATTGATATTAGAAACTATTTTAAACATTAAAGAACTAATACCAGAGTTTGATAAAAGGGATAAGTTGTACTTTATAACTAGAAATTACTCAGATTTTTGTGACAGTGATAATAAGGAAAAACTTCATAATCGCATTATAGATAGTATTAGTTTGGCTGGCTTAAATGATAATATAGTTTATTCTCCTTATTTTTATAAGACTGTAAAAGATGTTTTTGGTATCGAAATTGCCGAGGTGGAAAAATTAGAAGAAGAGATGGCACGACGTGAGGAGGAATATTTATCTGATTTAGCAGCATATGAAGATTATGTTACTGATAAACTTTTTGATTACCCCCATAATGAATATATTATTAATAATATGATAAATAAAGAAAAATTTGGTAAAATGCAAAAGAGTCATCATTCTTAG
- a CDS encoding phage holin family protein, with product MSKHAMLYKVYSTKALANKNEAEIKESLIYDIENCMNNSRLLYQAMFDMPDIVKKQIEEESLGVLEKAQEYLELTRKEVIVSKSERSVYNNPFGSIMKYIPKKAGFIMSGIFSDIPYMSVGEMEDSLKSITRLTPLKCFFVTVLTTLTMAFNGFPIAVRSLIGLSIITFITRVMKAFRLGEDKAVATGNAVVKLVWTYLLLCAFFILSPVISEDYLPKGTLFIIGNYVLIYNEVQCIVGCANKMGLYVPEVLKKIGKKDVEL from the coding sequence ATGTCGAAACACGCTATGTTGTATAAAGTTTATAGTACTAAAGCTCTAGCAAATAAGAATGAAGCGGAAATAAAAGAATCATTAATTTATGATATTGAAAATTGTATGAATAATTCAAGACTACTATATCAGGCGATGTTTGACATGCCAGATATAGTAAAAAAGCAAATTGAAGAAGAATCATTAGGAGTTTTAGAAAAAGCTCAAGAATACCTAGAGCTAACTCGAAAAGAAGTAATCGTAAGTAAATCTGAAAGAAGTGTCTACAATAATCCTTTTGGGAGTATAATGAAGTATATACCTAAAAAGGCGGGATTTATTATGAGTGGTATTTTTTCTGATATTCCTTACATGTCAGTTGGAGAGATGGAAGACTCATTAAAATCTATTACTAGGTTAACTCCTTTAAAATGCTTTTTTGTAACAGTATTAACCACTTTAACTATGGCATTTAATGGCTTCCCTATTGCTGTTAGATCTTTAATCGGTCTTTCAATAATTACCTTTATAACAAGAGTAATGAAAGCATTTCGTTTAGGGGAGGATAAAGCTGTAGCAACAGGGAATGCAGTAGTAAAACTCGTTTGGACATACTTGTTACTGTGTGCGTTTTTTATCTTATCTCCTGTTATTTCTGAAGATTATTTGCCAAAAGGTACTCTTTTTATTATTGGGAATTATGTGCTTATTTATAATGAGGTTCAATGTATAGTTGGGTGTGCCAATAAAATGGGACTGTATGTTCCTGAAGTATTAAAGAAAATTGGAAAAAAAGATGTTGAGTTATAG
- a CDS encoding HK97-gp10 family putative phage morphogenesis protein, producing the protein MPTPKSVVKVKKNGVEYISNVNRAQYTIKELCRAALRDVAKFLRKRIKARAPKGKGNLNKNIGSWVRRSKDGIPHLQIGVYDRSRAKKKGLKYAFYAMFFEFGTSKMPARPFIKPTVLENIETIKTIQAQYLSAIEDEHKALQLINEKDEIADDG; encoded by the coding sequence ATGCCTACTCCAAAGTCCGTAGTAAAAGTAAAGAAGAATGGTGTTGAATATATCTCCAATGTAAATAGAGCACAGTATACAATTAAAGAGTTGTGTAGGGCAGCATTACGTGATGTAGCCAAATTCTTAAGGAAAAGAATAAAAGCAAGAGCCCCAAAAGGTAAAGGAAATCTAAATAAAAATATAGGATCTTGGGTACGTAGAAGTAAAGATGGCATACCTCATTTGCAGATTGGAGTTTACGATAGATCAAGGGCTAAGAAAAAGGGTTTAAAGTATGCGTTCTATGCAATGTTCTTTGAGTTTGGCACATCAAAAATGCCAGCTAGACCTTTTATAAAGCCTACAGTTTTAGAAAATATAGAAACGATCAAAACAATTCAAGCTCAATATCTAAGTGCAATTGAGGATGAGCATAAGGCTCTCCAATTAATAAATGAAAAGGATGAGATTGCTGATGATGGTTGA
- the thrC gene encoding threonine synthase, translating into MYKGVIARYKEFLPVTSKTPIVSLNEGNTPLIYAANLSQELNINLYFKYEGLNPTGSFKDRGMTLAVSKAKEQGAKAIICASTGNTSASAAAYAARAGLKCLVVLPKNKVAKGKLMQALVYGAKVIEVNGNFDQALELVQYAAKKFNITIVNSLNPYRIECQKTAAFELCDDLKKSPNYLFIPVGNAGNITAYWQGFKEYYQAQRINTLPKMMGYQAAGAAPIVENKLIKNPETIATAIRIGNPVSWQKAILARDESGGNINTVTDKEITTAYRKLAYTEGIFAEPGSCASFAGLLKAHAQKILKPQSTVVAVLTGHGLKDPQMAEMLNMKIASINACESDLKTFIERNL; encoded by the coding sequence ATGTACAAAGGCGTTATAGCAAGGTATAAAGAGTTTTTGCCAGTAACCTCTAAAACCCCCATTGTTAGTCTAAATGAAGGAAATACACCCCTAATATATGCCGCCAATTTAAGTCAAGAACTAAATATAAATCTTTATTTTAAATACGAGGGTTTAAATCCTACCGGTTCGTTTAAAGATAGAGGTATGACACTTGCTGTAAGCAAAGCCAAAGAACAGGGTGCTAAGGCAATTATTTGTGCCTCTACTGGCAATACTTCTGCTTCAGCAGCAGCCTATGCTGCTCGGGCGGGGCTTAAGTGTTTGGTAGTTTTACCGAAAAATAAAGTAGCTAAGGGCAAGCTAATGCAGGCACTTGTTTATGGAGCTAAAGTTATCGAAGTTAATGGTAATTTTGATCAAGCTTTGGAGCTGGTGCAGTATGCAGCAAAAAAATTTAACATAACTATTGTGAACTCTTTAAACCCCTATAGAATTGAGTGTCAAAAAACAGCCGCTTTTGAGCTATGTGATGATCTCAAAAAATCTCCAAACTATCTCTTTATACCCGTTGGTAATGCTGGCAATATTACTGCCTATTGGCAGGGATTTAAAGAATATTACCAAGCTCAAAGAATAAACACATTACCAAAAATGATGGGTTACCAAGCGGCCGGAGCGGCACCTATTGTAGAGAATAAACTCATTAAAAACCCCGAGACCATTGCTACAGCTATTCGTATTGGAAACCCAGTAAGTTGGCAAAAAGCTATTTTAGCCAGAGACGAATCTGGAGGCAATATAAATACTGTAACCGATAAAGAAATAACCACTGCATACCGCAAATTGGCTTATACAGAAGGTATCTTTGCTGAACCGGGGTCATGTGCAAGTTTTGCAGGGCTATTAAAAGCTCATGCTCAAAAGATTTTAAAACCCCAAAGTACAGTTGTTGCAGTTTTAACTGGTCATGGCTTAAAAGACCCCCAAATGGCAGAGATGCTAAACATGAAAATAGCTAGCATAAATGCCTGTGAAAGTGATCTAAAAACCTTTATTGAAAGGAATCTATAG
- a CDS encoding N-acetylmuramoyl-L-alanine amidase, with translation MIKIALDPGHGLDSKNGGQGMTEYEFNSAVAGYAQKLLTEAGYEVVLTQPLHANTVSLSERLNIAIKNDVDLLISIHADYNKSPNPRGFWGFYWHESEKGKQFAEIWERHATKHFPHPARGLRECNLGKWPNFYMTRETHRAGIPAILIEHGFMSNPEDLKILKSDSFRQIAAITIVDAVNEMFGVQVDWRVEIGKNALNELVDRGLVANPEQIENLYKPLPAWFQLEMFNRIVKLSESS, from the coding sequence ATGATTAAAATAGCACTAGATCCAGGACACGGCCTTGATAGCAAGAATGGTGGCCAAGGAATGACAGAGTACGAGTTTAATTCTGCCGTTGCCGGTTATGCTCAAAAGTTACTTACCGAAGCTGGCTATGAGGTTGTACTAACCCAACCACTACATGCTAATACAGTAAGTCTATCTGAGCGTTTAAATATTGCTATTAAGAACGATGTTGACCTACTTATTAGTATTCATGCTGATTATAATAAAAGCCCTAATCCACGTGGTTTTTGGGGCTTTTATTGGCATGAAAGTGAGAAGGGTAAACAGTTTGCTGAGATATGGGAGAGACACGCAACAAAGCATTTTCCACATCCAGCCAGAGGTCTTAGAGAATGCAATCTTGGGAAGTGGCCAAACTTCTATATGACACGTGAAACTCATAGGGCTGGTATACCAGCTATTTTAATTGAACATGGATTTATGTCTAACCCGGAAGATTTGAAAATATTAAAATCTGATAGCTTTAGGCAAATAGCAGCAATTACTATAGTAGATGCTGTTAATGAAATGTTTGGAGTACAAGTTGATTGGCGAGTGGAGATTGGTAAAAATGCATTAAATGAGTTAGTGGATAGAGGGTTAGTAGCAAATCCGGAGCAGATTGAAAACTTATATAAACCTCTACCTGCGTGGTTTCAACTTGAAATGTTTAATAGAATAGTAAAACTTAGTGAGTCATCTTAA